A region of the Dioscorea cayenensis subsp. rotundata cultivar TDr96_F1 unplaced genomic scaffold, TDr96_F1_v2_PseudoChromosome.rev07_lg8_w22 25.fasta BLBR01001086.1, whole genome shotgun sequence genome:
TGCTATAGATGCTCATTTTCAGACAGATTTTGATAGTggcttatgtttttttcctgtTCTGAGAGTTGTTGGTACTTCCATCTTTTTCTTAATcagtatcttttttttttcaataacttcTATGTCACATCATTTTCCCTTTCATTTATTGACTTATTGGTTGGCTTGCTTTCTTCAAGAACTTAAGAAATCTCTGAATGCCGTTTTCTCACAATTCGGGAAGATATTGGACGTACTTGCTTTCAAGACTTTTAAACATAAAGGTCAAGCATGGGTTATCTTTGAGGATGTGTCATCAGCGTCTGAAGCACTCAAGCGTATGCAAGGTTTTCCTTTCTATGAGAAACCTATGGTATGTTTACGCTTAGAGTTCCATGTTCCCATGTTTAAGGCTTTGACAGCTACTATCCATTTGGTCTATTATTCTACCATGTATAGCATGTTTtcataagttatttatttatttatttatttatttttttatttttaaccatcTATAGTCCAATCACATTGTAGGTTTGCGCCAATTTGAAACTttagtatttttctcaaattacaatttttaatatttagacaTCATATTCTCAAGAAACTCTACTTGGGAATCTTCTGCAGAAAAAGAAAGCCTTTTATCTGGatgatagaatttttttatttttttcataatttcctTCATCCAGAGCATTTACTAATAGTTTGTACATACCCTAAACTCATGAAAGATAACATAAGCCCTATAGTCTTACTTCTTTGATCCACTGGTCTTACTTCTTTGATCCACTGATTCCATTTTTTTGAGAAAACCCTTTTTAGGTTCTAAATTTGTTATTAGTGAACTTTTTATTGCTTAATCTTGTTATTTCTCTTAAGAGTCTTATGGTCATTTTTGTCATATTGCAGAGGATTCAGTACGCAAAGACCAAATCAGATTTAATAGCAAAAGCTGATGGCACTTTTGTGCCTAGAGAAAGACGAAAAAAGCATGATGAAAGAGGTTGGTTTGTGctttaattattatgtaaaCATCTTATTGCACCCATTTCTCTTTAAAATTCATTGCCTGATATTTGGAAATTGATCTTCCCATGTTCTTTTTGGCATCTTATATCTACCTTATTCATATTCTAAACTTATTTTAGAACTCtgaatgttttaattgattattgtgCTTCCTGGTGTTTGATGATGTTTAGGCACATTTGTCAAATATTGACAATTAAATATTTCAcctgtttttcagtttttcaaGAAGCTGTCAATACACTTTTATATTCCTATACACTTTCACATTTATCGAGTTATGGCTCTATGTATACACTCAGTATCTGCATGGTCATACTTTGATCTAAACTATGGTTTTGGGGCAttttttatctgtttttttaTCTGTAGGATATGAGGTTGAACTTTTGGATTGACATTCCCATGATTTTTGAATGGCGCCTGTGTTGCGACAGCCTTTTTCAGTTCTTCACTTGTATAGATCTCTCAAAAAAACTATGGGGTTGCTAGTGGCTTTTAGTTACTTTTTCTCTACTTCAAATAGTGATCATAACTAATGTGACCTAGCACATGAAAAGACTCTACTCATTACTTGGTGTTAGTTTGATTTCATTAGCTGAACTattaatgcatgcatgcaggAATGCTTATCATCTGCTCATTATCTGGATAATCattgtttattcttttcaaaACATCTGTTTTCTTATGAGGTTTTTCTTGACATTATGAGATCAAGTTGTTGCTTGTGCACATCAATGCCAAACACTTGGTTTGCTCATTCTCTTGCCtcttacaacaacaaatatgtcaTGCTACTTTGTACCTATGAGCAGTTTTATTTGCACGATAATAACTTAATTTTCTTCGGGTGATTTTGGTGCAGCTGATAGAAAGAAACGAGAGCACCATCATGACAATAATTACTCTGGCGGAGGTTTGAGTGCGACTCATGGTGCTTATGGTGCCACTCCACCGGTACGGCTGTATTTCTTCATTTCAGTAGATGAAAAGCAAAACAAATGTAAAAACTTCGTTGATTATTCCAAAATTATCACATCTCTGACCTCTCACTATTTTTCCCCATATTCTACTGGTTACAACAAAACAGTTATCGCAGCTGCCCTTAGGCGTGGCCAAGCTCCCCGAAGCACCAGCTCCACCAAACAGCATTTTGTTTGTCCAGAATCTCCCGACGGAAACTACTCCAATGATGTTACAGATGTTGTTTTGCCAGTACCCTCGGATTTAAAGAAGTCAGGATGGTTGAAACGAAACCTGGCATTGCCTTTGTCGAGTACGGGGATGAGATGCAGTCCACAGTTGCTATGCAGGGCCTCCATGGTTTCAAGATCACCCCGCAAAACCCAATGCATGTTACATATGCAAAGAAGTAGAATATTGTCTTCCTGGAATTGTATCAACCATTGACAGGATATACTACTTGAGTTATTCTGGTTTTTGTAGCTCTTCAGCTcctgttatattattatttttaacctcCCTCCTGATTTCAATCAACAAACTCTTGCTACTGATGCCTGAAATGTTCACCCTTGAACACCAAAgctgcatttttttattttttatttatttatttactttattttcgcTCAACATGGTAATGTTAGATGTGCATAAGCTTTTGACGGAGCAGCATGCAGGAACCACTAGTGAATCGAACTTTCATCATTTCGTGAAGAGTTCTTATGAGCAAATACCAATAGATATTTTGGTCGGTGGTGATAACTGGTACTTATTAATTAGCTGCTTTTGTCTTATTGGTTTGTCAATACAGCATAATAAGGTGCCAGAACAATAGTGTTGTAGGTGTTTTTTTCAAACACTAGAAGTGgtttttgaattgaattttgttttataaaaataaatttttaaatggagAGGTAAACACAATGGAGAGAATAAGAAAATGGTGATGATGATTCTCTGACAAGTAACAATTACGTGATTTGTGAAATATATgggaaaaattcaaaagaaaaattattttattagggTTTGCTGGTTATATTGGTCTATGAAAAGATGTTATTTCTTTGCTGATGAGTATGGTCGTAAAACGAGTGAAATTCAATCAATTTCGATTAGTTTCAATACTTAAAGTTTAACCCTAGCagctcaaaattattatttttatataattaataatgaataataagtATATAAGTCatataattacttataataaataaacactaaataatTAGGGTTATAAAACACAACgtgttttatataaattctaatcaaaatgaaaatttgattcCAATCCAacaaaatccaaagataattgttaaaaaaatgacaGTCCCCCTATAAAGCccattatgtatttatattcaCAATATGTCAACCGCAGACCttcgtatgtatacacacaTCGAGatcaagaagaataaataacaaTCAAGGTTGATGAACTTGGTTCTCTGTTTCCTAGACTATTACATTGAGTTCACAAGAGTGTCAAAGTGATTTATTAGCAACTCGGTTCTTTATTAGAACCCTTCGCAAAGCGAGTGAGAATTCGAAATTATGTATGTAGTGCACATTTTTGGGACATGCAGAAGTAGGATATGTATGAATGGCCCAAAGGTCTACGCCAGCATGAGTCTCATCCCCATCTGTCACAAAACTTATGCATGTCTCGCCTTTTATTAACGACCTAGCCGCTTCAAGGTACAATCGAAAGAGTTTGAAAAATCACCGTGAGATACCGACACTAGCCCAATCATCCCCATCTGCTTCTACATCACAAAAGGCTACTTATTAGTTATGAAGCAGTTCTCGACCGTGAAAAACAAACTACAAAGGAGTTTACTTTGAGATGCAATGTAGAACGCTTCAAATATGTTCATTCAACCAAAGAAGTTCTCATAAACCACTGCTCAACGCACCAAAACTGGCCTATTCAGAACGGCCATCATGTAGCCTCACCCGAGTGCTGAGGAGCTCGATTCTCTGAGTGCACATTTCAAGAGACGTGGAGTCATGATGCATATGATGGCCCCTAATACCACGTGCGAGTAGCCTCGCCCCCACTGGCTCCACCGAGACTCAGGACACCCGACAATTTAGGCGGCCTCTGCGCATATCTGCTCCTTTTGTCAAAAAGTTCTCGAAACTTTCACAATGGTCCCTCGTAAACTTGAATTCATATTTGATCTTTGGATGAAAAACTATATATCCCCAAATTGCAGAAGCTATAGTCAATGAGAGATTCCCTTCTCATTTAGCCCGGACTTTTGATGCTTGAGATTGAGACATACGTCAATGTGGGAGTGTATATATGGTGTACAAAATGGAAGCCCTTTTGTTGATGATGTGAAAAAGAAGCATGAGAAGGAGAACAATGAGAAGATAGAGGATTGTGATATGTTTGAAGAGGCTTGGGTCtgtatttctttgtttggtaTCAGCTCCAAgtatttctttgtttggtttttatagCAAACAAACTATTTTTACTACAGCTTTGAGCCTTTGTAATACAATATTGATtatattgaaataatatatatatactcttgacAAGTAATCTtgactatattatatatatatatatatatatatatatatattattggagGATTAATAgttaatttggttgtttttaaaattttagaaattgggCATGGTTGTCACAAATACAGTATGCATTTAACACCAAAAGTTATGAAACTgataataaactaataataataaaatttaacatatgaTATTTAGTATAAAGGAATTACCATGTTTATCAGAGAtgaaattcatataaatatatatagttgtaataAGAATTACTAGATATGTATGGATGGGTTATAAGATGAGAACTGCCccttcacaaattttaaaaaaattaaacatatactATCCATAATAAATTAGAGAAACAAGAAGATAGATTATAATGTGAATGGTGCCTAAAATTAGACAAACAAGATAGATTATAATATACACAAGCAGTGAGATACACAACAAAGAACAAATGGAATTAACtagagattaaaaaaagaaaaaaaacagctACCATAattcacacacacaaaaaaataaaataaaataaacactatGACAACTCAAGAATTTGATGATTGACAAACTAAAACACAGCATTTACAATCTGGAAAAACCAACTCCATTCACTTGCATATACATTAAGTAGCATCATGACAAACTAACACCCACAACAAACACTACTTAAGTCTTAACACACACAACCAAGAGCAGACCCATATGTACAATAACAACAAACACAAACCTCTCAGCCTCCAACTGCCCACCCCATTAACATTATATTACATCCTAACTTGCAATATCTAACAATCACACAAACCATAAACTGAtgcacaaaaggaaaaaaactccCTCCTCACAATCTCACTGACTCACTATCTTACTATCTCACTGTCTCACTTCTTGAGTTTATATTCTTCCTCTAGATGTTGTTCTCTTATGAAGAAAATGTGAGGAGGAATTCAAATGAGCTCAATTCTCATAAGGAGGAGGGGGATTCCTAGGTCCGACATCCACCACTGCTCCTCGTTCATATGCATCCGATGATGACTTCCTCCTAAAACGGTTCCATTGTTTTCCTCCTGATCATCAAAATCATCCGTTTGTGTTATCAACTTTTCAATGCAATcaacataaatatacacattTTTCCTCTGAACCAAGTACCTTTTCATCAATTAATTCTGtacttaaactcaagaatagaTCAATTATATCCTTTTGAGCATAAGTGAAGaagacatcatcatcatccatcaTCCATGAATTCCACACAGTGAATTAGAATTTATAATTGATCATTTATGTACattaaaaactaacaaaaatataaaataaaatactccctccatcccaaaaataaatttttcattaatagaAGATTTTTCTTGTCACAAATTATACCACATACCTAATACAAAAgcgaatttttttcaaattcaacaTTACAAAACCTCTTTAAATGCATTATTCTCATCTTAGAGatatgagagagaaaaaacaactagggtgaaaaagagaaatgGATAATATGGGGAAATTAAGCTAAAtccttataaaaatttttgaacttTAACTACTTTTTCTTGCCCAGACGGATAGAATGAACACCTACAATGGGACGGAGTGAGcaaaaataatatgagagaGACGAAAAAAACTAAGCGTATGAAAAGAGAAATGGATAATATGGGAAAAATTAagctaaatatttataaaattttgaacttTAACTACTTTTCTTACTCGAACAGTTAGAATGAATACTTACAATGAAACGGAGGCagtaaaatggaaaaaaaaaaaaaaaattccatagtGATTTGTACCtagaaaaatatatctatatttcttcaatcaatctttagAACTATCACCCCCTTAATCAAATGCtaatatattaaacaattatcatcaaattaattaattgattgattgttcTTTTCTACATTCTGAATCTTTCCAGATCCGGAAAGATAACAGTTAGTATAATAATTCACAAAGGCCAAACTACCACCAGATCATTCCCAGATTCCCAAAAGCAACAAAGAGGGTTTAGGTAGAACTAGAAGCAGCTTTATCCTACTTACCAGAGAAGGGGGGATACTGGAGGAGTGCTTCCAGCGGGCGACGTTGGAGGGGTTCCGTTCCCTCGTCGACGGCGAACCCGCCGGTTTCTTTATCATTATAGATCTCGTCACCCTTGGCTCATCCACTTGTTCTTCTGCAATCAAACCCAAATTCAACAGCTCAGATCGGAAAAACCACAAGAAAATGGTGAGAAAAACCGAGAAAATTCACCAGATCGAAGTACCTTTGCCGGAGATCGAACGGATCGAGAAGGATGCTGGCTTTTCGGAGCTTGCTGAGACCGGTGTCCGGCTGAGGACCGGCGACGGTGTCGTCCCCAAAGCTTATCCAAGAGGCCCATCGAGAACCTTCGAGCGAAATCCACGAAGCTCGCTAATGGCGGCCGAGAAGAGAGGAATCGAGAAGAAGTCGCTGAAGAGCTATTTATAGAAGGGATGAAGTGGGTTTGAGATTGGATTATGACCGTTGGATTGAATCTGGATGGTGACGTGGCAAAGCAATGTATGGATGAAGATAAGATCGTTGGGATGGGACCACGTGGCGGCTGGAGATGATGGGGATGGAGCGAGTCACCAGATTGGGTTGTTTAATGACATGGCGTGAACTTATTGGATGATGGACTGGGTCCCGTTAGTGATTTTGCTTATCAGACCCTTGAAAAgtttagaattatttatttcaaagagCTAAACtttggaaaaattaaataaaagattagTCCAAGTATGGAAATAATCAAATGGTTGCAATTTGCTCAAAGTCCAAGTAAAtagaaattttcaaattagtccaagtttcaaataattgGTTccaagattaataaaaaaatttctcccaATGTTTGGAAAGGCATcttactttaaattattaaagaataaattgaCATCGTTGATGTCATAAGATAaaatttttcttggatattTTTATCTCAATTGGgtattaaagaatatatatatataaagggactggattataaatgtaaagaataTTGAGTCCTTTACTAGctccaattaaaataaaaatataaagagaaaGGGGAAGTGATGAGATAGAATAACAAAGGCactaatatttcaatttaagtCTAATGTCCTTTTCATGTGTCTTGTTTTACcctcacaaaaataaattaaggctGTGAGAATCCAGACTGCAACTTTGTCAGGTTATGAAGGATATTTTGGAGTCAATGATATCAATACATCTACATTAATCTTCTTTGTATGTATTGCATTCTTATATTATATTCATTCatataattcatgttttttttaatacttttcatttaaatcaaaatatataacgaGCCACCCGACACTCATATATCTCCGGCTTAATTTCTTAATATCATAACCACCCGCAAACTTTTACACTCGCCCCCATTTTTACAAAAAGATGAGataaaaaatttactatttttttaatttattaatatataaatttaattaaaatacataactATCATAATTAactgaatataattttatttactttcatttataaagtaaaaaaaatttaaaattttatgtatatataaaaaattttagagcGGGACAGACCAAGGTAAAACAAGACCCGCCCCGCCCCTGCCCCGCCCCCATTATAAAATCCCCTGTCTCTCCTCGTCCTGCGACTTCCGCCCCTAATTTTCAACACCTTTCGGAGTTTGAAAACCTCAGGTCAGTTTGGTTTTTACCATCCCCAAGTAATTTTGAGAAACTTCTGCTCAAACTCTGACACCTGAGTCCTG
Encoded here:
- the LOC120255582 gene encoding LOW QUALITY PROTEIN: U1 small nuclear ribonucleoprotein A-like (The sequence of the model RefSeq protein was modified relative to this genomic sequence to represent the inferred CDS: deleted 1 base in 1 codon), which produces MENAMGVAGAGAGVGGGAVTTTAADAPSLPPNMTIYINNLNEKIKIDELKKSLNAVFSQFGKILDVLAFKTFKHKGQAWVIFEDVSSASEALKRMQGFPFYEKPMRIQYAKTKSDLIAKADGTFVPRERRKKHDERADRKKREHHHDNNYSGGGLSATHGAYGATPPLSQLPLGVAKLPEAPAPPNSILFVQNLPTETTPMMLQMLFCQYPGFKEVRMVETKPGIAFVEYGDEMQSTVAMQGLHGFKITPQNPMHVTYAKK